gtaagtaaccgcaggggaagggatctttcacccggcccggcgcttcacccccccccccggccatgcccttcaccccccacccctggccatgcccttcaccccccccccggccatgcccttcaccccccacccctggccatgcccttcacccccccccggccatgcccttcaccccccccccggccatgcccttcaccccccccccggccatgcccttcaccccccccccggccatgcccttcacccccccccccggccatgcccttcacccccccagccatgcccttcaccccccccccagccatgcccttcacccccccccccagccatgcccttcaccccccccccagccatgcccttcacccccccccagccatgcccttcacccccccccccccagccatgcccttcaccccccccccccagccatgcccttcaccccccccccccagccatgcccttcaccccccccagccatgcccttcaccccccccagccatgcccttcaccccccccccagccatgcccttcaccccccccagccatgcccttcaccccttcacacgtatacacacagcagacacgtatacacacagcagacacacgtatacacacagcagacacacgtatacacacagcagacacacagcagacacacagcagacacacgtatacacacgtatacacacgtatacacacatacgtatatacacacacacgtatacgtatacacacacacaagtaggcatacgtatacacacacacgtaggcacacgtatacacacacacacgtagacacacgtatacacacacatacacgtagacacacacacgtacacacacgtgtacacacacacgtatacacacgtatacacacaggcacatgttgacacacgtatacacggaggcgcacgtagacacgcacacgcacgtacacacgcacacgcacgtgcacacgcacgtacacacgcacgtagacaagcacacgcacgtacacacgcacgtacacaagcactcacacacacgtacacacatgtacacatgtacacgtatacgcacacacatgtacacgtacacaaacacacatggagtcatacacacacacatgtagacatacacacacacacacacacacacacacacacacacgtatacacacacacacacacacacacacacgtatacatacacatcatgtatacacacacatgtatacacacacacacatgtatgcacacgcacacatgtatgcacacgcacgtagacacgcacacgcacgtagacacgcacacacacgtacacacacacacacatgtacacgtatactcacacacacacacacacgtatacacacacacgtatacacacacacacacgtatacacacacaaatgtacacacacgtacacgtacacgtacacacacacatacaatgtatacacacaaacatgtatacacacacacaaacatgtatacacacatgtatacacacacacacacacgtgtgtgtatacacacacacacacacactatccccagcaccaccacatcagcacaccggtatcccatgcccccccagcacactggcattctcggctccccaccattcccagcccccatcaacaccatcagcacccacacattggcaccttcacACCTCCCCCATctgcacccccacatccgcacccccacatcagcaccaaaccctcccaaatcagcacaccgatacaatcaccatcagtacaaccacagcagcagtaccaccgcacaccgccatgggccgcgtggaccactccccacccaaatgccacccccacaccacaaacatcccgggcaacgccggggctctcagctagtatatatatatatatatatatatatatatatatatatatatatatatatatatactgtgcacatagacagactaaagcgccagtaatgatatcagagccccatagacacagtacctgtgctgtcagggtgtaacacaggcgctgctgggattatatatatatatatatatatatactgtgcacatagacagactaaagcgtcagtaatgatatcagagccccatagacacagtacctgtgctgtcagggtgtaacacaggcgctgctgggattatatatatatatatactgttatcccAGTGTAGCCATAATTGGTAAAGCGAGGAGCAGCGTGCTGTGTGTGCGCCTATTGCTGATCCACAGAGAGCAGCGACACTGTGACACCTATATTATATATCTGTAACCACAATGCAACCTATGTAGCAATTATTAACCCTTTGCACTACAATATAAGGTTACCATGCACCCAAAAACACCTTCTAGGTTTGCAGCCTTGTCTGTGTTAggtatatacagatatactgctACAATGTTACTGCATAATCTCTACAGCCTAATTACCCTCCGTGGGGCAGCTGGGTTTGCAGGGGGAACGCAGTATAGCCAGCGGTTCCTCATGTTACCATGGTGTGGTTACATGCGTGTAACAGGATATCTGTACATACCTAACACAGACACGCGTGCAAACCTGGCCGGTGTTTATCAGGCAATAGTTCTGTGAATATAGCAATGCGTGCGATCAGTGGGGTTCTGTGGGCCCGTCTTTGGGTTCTGGGTACTATAATATTCACCCCTTTTGCACCTGCGCATCTAATTTACACAGCGCGTAATCACTGCGCAGCGCGGTCTGATTCATCCATTGTGTGaataagaaaaacagataagtaaacgtttcgcgctaaaaaatatttctccgcggtaggtgcgctatgggttcggggggggggggtcccctgctcctttcatttgtcctgggccccataatttctgttggcggtcctggtttgcccaaacacacacaggcatcATTACTTATTAACCCCGCGTGAGACACACGGTGTCAGCTTCATTGTAACGTCACGTAAGCAACTTATTACTTACAATTAGCGCCATTATCTGCGGGCGCGGCACCAGCAGCCATCAGTTTAGGTGGCATATAGGGGGGGTACAGAAGTATTACCCAGTGGGGGCAAAGGGAATATAATGCCAATGCCCCCTATACCCCAATCCCTGTGATATGCACATCGCCCGCTCATACTATTCCCAGGGACCTGTACCCCCGAGATTCAGTACGTTATACCGGGCGCCATATCTGAGAGCCCCCTGCTGTGTATCCGCAGTGTGCTTagtgtgttactgtatatatatatgtgcctaTTCAGCCCCACTTATTCTACTTATTACttataataaagtgttttaataatCCAATATTCCTAGGCAATAAATGAGGGGCCATTAATATGCTTACTTGTTTGGTCTACAATAGGTTCTGTCCCTGAACCAGTCCTGTTACACCTGACACATACTTTGACCACAGGAGGGGGCGCTGTAAGGGGCTCTTAGGTCCTGTTCCTGCTTTGGTAACAATACCTAAATTCTCTGCTCCGATGTCTCATGTAGAGACAGACGGGGATATTATACGCTCACGGGTATATAGTCTGGTATAGAATTTATTACGTACGTTCCTCTCAATGCTCGTCTTATGtgttactgggtccccatgtactgcaggaacatgctgaGGTGTATAACACACAGCTGACTTAAAAGGATACCtaacccctgaagtgcaacacATGTCACCAAACGCCTCATGTGAGCACAGATAGGTAACATGCTGCATATTCTTTTATCTACTCGTATTCCTCATATTGTATACTGCAGCCAGGAACTTACAGGGTTAATAGTCTGAGTAACAAACTCCCGCCCCTGTGTGCTGAGAAGGGGAACGCCCCACTGGttatatgagagagaggagaatgtaaGTTTCGTTTCCTGTTGCTGCTTCCAAGCATGGCGTCTGCTGGTCTGAGAGAGGAGCTAACCTGCCCCATCTGCCTGAGCACTTATACCCAGCCTGTAATGCTGAGATGTGGGCATAACTTCTGCCAGGGCTGTATTGGGAGTGTGTGGGATTCCCAGGGGGGATCTGGACATTATACCTGTCCTGAATGCAGAGCAGAGTTTCAGGAGCGTCCtgcactgcagaggaacctgaAGCTGTGTAACATAGCGGAGCGTTTCCTTTCTACTCAGCCGGAGCAGGAGGAGGCTGTGATCTTCTGCACTTACTGTGTTACCTCCTCTGTACCCGCTGCTAAAACATATCTGCTGTGTGACGCCTCCCTGTGTGATATTCACCTAGAGAGACACAGCAAGTCAGAGGAACACGTCTTATCTGAGCCAACCACCACCTTAAAGACCAGGAAATGCCCCGTCCACAAGAAGCTCTTGGAGTATTACTGCCCTGAGGATGctgcctgtatctgtgtgtcctgCTGGGTGTTTGGGGAGCACAGGGGACACCAGGTGGAGTCGCTGAATGAGGCCTctgagaagaagaaggagaaacTGAGACATGTTCTGGAGAAACTGACCTCAGTGAGAGAGGAGACGGAGAAAAGAGCCCAGAGTCTGCAGGAACGCAGGAGAGAAGTGCAAGAAAAAGCAGCTGGGGAGACAGCCCGAGTCACTGCCCTGATTAGGGACATCAGGGCACAGCTGGAAGTCCTAGAGAAGCGAGTCCTGAGTGAGATCACCAGGTGGGAAGAGCAGGTTTCTCTCCGAGTCTCTGATCTAATCCAGCAGCTGGAAATAAAGAAGGACGAGCTGTCCAGGAAGATGCTTCACATTGAGGAGCTGAGCAACATCACTGATCCATTAACTGTCTTACAGGGACGGGAATCAGACAATGCTGACTTCTGTGATGCTGAGGAGGGAGGTaatgaggacagagagagagggggtaataaGGTCCCTGCTGTAGGGGATTTGTATGAGGTTCTGATCCCACTGACCTTACAGAGATTAGCTGATATTGTGACTGATCTAAAAGCAAAGAGCGGGTTCTGTGTGCAGGGGGATTCAGGCATATTACTGGATGTAAATACAGCGGCTAATAATGTATCTGTATCAGGTGACCTGAAAACTGCATCCTGGTCAGGAACAGACCAGTTACGCCCAAATACACCAGAGAGATTTGGGGATAATCAGGTTTTAAGCAGCAGGAGTTTTTCCTCAGGACAACATTACTGGGAGGTGGAGATCAGTGACTCAGGGGGCAGCAGGGTAGGGATTTCCTATCCCAGTATAGTAAGGGAAGGAGATCAGTCTCGCATAGGAGATAATAAGAAGTCCTGGTGTTTGCGTATGTGGGGTAATTATCATGCAGTGATACATGACACAATACAAACACGGATATATCCCGAGTCTCGCGTGCAGAGATTAGGAATATACCTGGACTATGAGGCTGGGCGGCTGTCCTTTTATCAGCTGTGTGACCcgatcagacacttacacaccgtCACTGCCACCTTCACTGAGCCTCTTCATGCTGCGTTCCGTGTATGGGGTAATGGCTGGGTCAGAATCAGGAGCTAGGAGTACTGATCCCGGCCCAGCAGGGAACCCATAGATatagtgtatattgtgtttgtggG
This sequence is a window from Ascaphus truei isolate aAscTru1 unplaced genomic scaffold, aAscTru1.hap1 HAP1_SCAFFOLD_864, whole genome shotgun sequence. Protein-coding genes within it:
- the LOC142486432 gene encoding E3 ubiquitin/ISG15 ligase TRIM25-like, with the protein product MASAGLREELTCPICLSTYTQPVMLRCGHNFCQGCIGSVWDSQGGSGHYTCPECRAEFQERPALQRNLKLCNIAERFLSTQPEQEEAVIFCTYCVTSSVPAAKTYLLCDASLCDIHLERHSKSEEHVLSEPTTTLKTRKCPVHKKLLEYYCPEDAACICVSCWVFGEHRGHQVESLNEASEKKKEKLRHVLEKLTSVREETEKRAQSLQERRREVQEKAAGETARVTALIRDIRAQLEVLEKRVLSEITRWEEQVSLRVSDLIQQLEIKKDELSRKMLHIEELSNITDPLTVLQGRESDNADFCDAEEGGNEDRERGGNKVPAVGDLYEVLIPLTLQRLADIVTDLKAKSGFCVQGDSGILLDVNTAANNVSVSGDLKTASWSGTDQLRPNTPERFGDNQVLSSRSFSSGQHYWEVEISDSGGSRVGISYPSIVREGDQSRIGDNKKSWCLRMWGNYHAVIHDTIQTRIYPESRVQRLGIYLDYEAGRLSFYQLCDPIRHLHTVTATFTEPLHAAFRVWGNGWVRIRS